The Toxoplasma gondii ME49 chromosome XII, whole genome shotgun sequence genome includes a region encoding these proteins:
- a CDS encoding tRNA ligase class II core domain (G, H, P, S and T) domain-containing protein (encoded by transcript TGME49_219430), translating to MGMDSLPPRSRLSLRSPLLSPARLASRADGPSAMREAHRRTPQRRAPRPRQAERKRGKRKKRWRWGGREVNSPLKALRLERHVEVPRHCRLLSLIASRDLPSFASPEKSFSRGLPSPCFSPSSCLRLSSRSSLSEVFSSPRDFSSGTSLSPFQSSVSEPSPQSRVGETSHPVASLCRFCPSVETELCQVLCATERRLSHALCGFSACLPRPVSCSLSSSPSSLASASTMYDYSFLSSSSCPGSHHVTRSTSALSSSCLLPPLSPCPSPCPSLSSSPGTRCVFAWSKGWFFLLFCLFFFSSPQSCTSEASRSPLLPPSLPFPPLSSSLSSPSSLSSPASPPFPRCSLFSSSHPCRSSPLATPRILPSPSWIPSLFAASPAPSRSPSHGFSSSRESPPCGLPTGAVSESLRLRRDSLATSSSRLLLVKWIFPVANPNAPLLEAPADLPCFSRVAPKPIGSAPGKRGGRSEEKGGAVAQQSQRMSDGNADGEEEEEEARAVLTGQISHAEKRRSMRRKKSMRINSNIKLKKKLHHTIGGQTAGGGGIRTLSLLKQGQREVEFWKQQARKAKARDTRQRTHASEKEAAKQVDGAPSEEGTEEQGQEQGKEEEEDRILTAPATASGSEKQTSLSSDAPRKRQAPPRRRGAFLGSANSFAFFSPSLSRSFLASDSRQYSSSPPFSSSSLSVSSLRLSPCSSSSRLSSQSPSSPSSSPASSPSSPASSSSFPASSPSLERKDHRELGREMGLFVLPPASDVGAVGPVFLPEGRQLLANLKSVLAQHQRLLQFQQVETPSLAQSGLWRRSGHWTHYRENMWTVSASPRDEEKEKEENGDKPRDATASSLDPEAKDSPTGGKRDSEEEREEERRREIENEGGDQQKDSVFRLSLKPMSCPLHLSYVFPYLLERPSLFSLASSSPRHDVSLSTSPSPVTSKEEGALERETRAKAEVSRHLPLRISEFGRVFRRERRSALCGLFRLREFTQDDGHILCTREQAVEEIKVQLASILHLYVQVFGISPEGVKVSLGSRPAKASRRSDASADSEDEKLWTQAEAWLLEAAREVLPNASSVETEEGGGAFYGPKLDFSLSDVQGRWWQTGTLQVDLYQPAWIERLLSRRHSNRLPSSSPSSSPSSSASLSSSPFASSQPLVLIHRAAVGSLERFLALLLELRNGDLPVWLAPVKVGRRVAVDLLSFLWFSEKRNLFCLFFPP from the exons ATGGGCATGGACAGCCTTCCccctcgctctcgtctgtctcttcgctctcctcttctctcgcctgctcgCCTCGCTTCCCGCGCCGACGGTCCGTCCGCTATGAGGGAAGCGCACAGGAGAACTCCGCAGAGGAGGGCGCCTCGACCGAGACaggccgagagaaaacgaggaaagaggaaaaaacgatgGAGATGGGGAGGACGCGAAGTTAACTCCCCACTGAAGGCGTTAAGACTCGAGAGACATGTGGAGGTGCCGCGCCactgccgtcttctctctctcatcgCATCGCGCGATTTGCCTTCTTTTGCGTCTCCTGAGAAGTCCTTCTCTCGTGGTCTCCCTTccccttgtttctctccttcctcctgcctacggctttcttctcgttcgtctctttctgaggttttctcttcgcctcgcgaTTTTTCCTCTggcacttctctctctccttttcagtcttctgtctccgaacCGTCCCCCCAGTCTCGCGTCGGTGAGACCTCCCACCcagttgcttctctctgtcgtttctgcCCATCTGTGGAGACGGAACTTTGCCAAGTTCTCTGTGCCACCGAACGCAGGCTTTCTCACgctctctgcggcttctccgcGTGTCTGCCCAGGCCTGTCTCATGCTCgctttcgtcctctccgtcgtctttAGCCTCTGCTTCTACCATGTATGATTACTcattcctctcttcttcctcttgtccaGGCTCCCATCACGTCACGAGATCCACctctgcgttgtcttcttcgtgtcttctccctcctctctctccttgtccgTCTCCttgtccgtctctctcttcttctcccgggACTCGGTGCGTCTTCGCTTGGTCCAAAGGTTggtttttcctcctcttttgtctctttttcttctcttctccgcagtcGTGCACCAGTGAGGCCTCGcgctcgcctcttctccctccgtccctgcccttcccccctctctcttcttctctctcttctccttcttctctctcttctccagcgtctcccccttttccgcgctgttctcttttttcttcatctcATCCTTGtcgttcctctcccctcgctACGCCGCGcatccttccctctccctcgtGGATTCCATCGTTATTCGCCGCTTCTCCGGCTCCCTCCCGGTCGCCCTCTCACggcttctcgtcctcgcgGGAGTCTCCACCTTGTGGACTGCCTACcggcgctgtctccgagtCTCTGCGCCTGCGGCGAGACTCGCtcgcgacttcttcctcgagactCTTGCTGGTCAAATGGATCTTCCCTGTTGCGAATCCCAACGCACCGCTGCTGGAGGCTCCCGCAGACCTCCCCTGCTTCTCGCGGGTGGCTCCGAAGCCGATCGGCTCGGCGCCAGGGAAGCGGGGAGGGAGGAGTGAGGAAAAGGGCGGCGCCGTCGCCCAGCAGAGCCAGCGAATGTCGGACGGAAATGCggacggagaggaggaggaggaagaagcgagagcagTGTTGACAGGCCAGATTAGtcacgcagagaagaggagaagcatgcgaaggaagaagagcatgCGAATCAACTCGAACATCAaattgaagaagaaactccaCCACACAATCGGAGGGCAAACGGCGGGTGGCGGAGGCATTCgcactctttctctcttgaagCAGGGACAAAGAGAAGTCGAGTTTTGGAAGCAGCAAGCGCGAAAAGCGAAAGCAAGAGACACGCGCCAGAGAACGCATGCgtccgagaaagaagcagcaaaACAAGTTGACGGCGCTCcgagtgaagaaggaacagaagaacagGGCCAAGaacagggaaaagaagaagaagaagatcggATTTTGACGGCTCCTGCCACAGCTTCTGGTTCGGAGAAGCAAACCTCTTTGTCTTCCGATGCccccagaaaaagacaggcgcctcccagaagaagaggagcttTCCTTGGATCCGCAAACAGTtttgcctttttctcgccttcactttctcgttcttttcttgccTCTGACTCGAGACAGtattcttcgtctcctccattttcctcatcttccctctccgtttcttctctccgtttgtctccttgctcttcttcttcccggttgtcttctcagtctccttcttctccctcttcttctcctgcttcttctccttcttctcctgcttcttcttcttcttttcctgcttcttctccttcgctggaAAGGAAAGACCATCGTGAGTTGGGTCGCGAAATGGGCCTTTTCGTGTTGCCGCCCGCGAGCGATGTGGGCGCTGTCGgccctgtctttcttcccgAGGGTCGCCAGTTGCTGGCGAACTTGAAAAGCGTTTTGGCGCAGCACCAGCGGCTCCTGCAGTTCCAGCAG GTGGAAACACCCTCGCTGGCGCAGAGCGGCctttggaggcgaagcgGGCACTGGACGCACTACCGAGAGAACATGTGGACCGTCTCAGCGTCGCCtagagacgaagagaaggagaaagaagaaaacggagacaagcCCCGAGACGCCACAGCGAGCAGCCTTGACCCCGAGGCGAAAGACTCCCCGACGGgtggaaaacgagacagcgaagaggagagagaagaagaaagacgaagagagatagaaaacgagggaggagatcagcagaaagacagtgtgtttcgcctctctctgaagCCCATGAGTTGTCCGCTGCACCTGAGCTACGTCTTTCCGTATTTGCTG gagagaccctctctcttctccctagCGAGCTCGAGTCCGCGTCAcgacgtctctctgtcgacttctccttcgcctgtgacctcgaaggaggaaggcgcTTTGGAGCGCGAAACCAGGGCGAAGGCTGAAGTGTCCAGACACCTGCCTCTGCGGATTTCCGAGTTCGGAAGAGTTTTCcgtcgagagcgaagaagtgCATTGTGcggcctctttcgccttcgagAATTTACTCAA GACGATGGTCACATTCTCTGCACCCGTGAGCAGGCGGTCGAGGAGATCAAGGTCCAGCTGGCATCCATTCTTCACCTGTATGTGCAGGTCTTCGGCATCTCGCCTGAAGGCGTCAAAGTTTCTCTCGGCTCCAG GCCTGCAAAAGCGTCTCGCCGTTCCGACGCCTCTGCGGATTCTGAGGACGAGAAGCTGTGGACCCAGGCGGAG GCTTGGCTGCTGGAGGCAGCGAGGGAGGTGCTCCCAAACGCGTCCTCcgtcgagacagaggaaggcgggGGTGCATTTTACGGACCGAagctcgacttctctctctccgatGTTCAGGGGCGGTGGTGGCAAACTGGCACTCTCCAG GTCGACCTCTATCAACCAGCATGGATAGAACGCCTCTTGAGTCGACGGCATTCCAATCGcctcccgtcttcttctccttcttcctctccgtcttcttctgcttctctttcttcttctcctttcgcctcctctcagCCTCTTGTTCTTATTCATCGTGCGGCAGTGGGGTCTTTAGAGCgtttcctcgcgcttcttctaGAGCTCCGAAACGGCGATTTGCCAGTCTGGCTGGCACCTGTCAAAGTAGGACGTCGGGTGGCAGTAGatcttctctcgttcctttggttttcggagaaaaggaaccttttctgtctcttctttccgccCTAA